One stretch of Prosthecobacter debontii DNA includes these proteins:
- a CDS encoding BlaI/MecI/CopY family transcriptional regulator, which translates to MPTPDISESEWTVMEALWESAPQTASEVTKTLKPTTKWAENTVRTLLTRLVEKAALKTGENPSGTRTYQPAVKREDCVRAESDSFLQRVFQGAAKPLLVHFAQNSKLTPDEVKELKKLLDQSLKS; encoded by the coding sequence ATGCCCACACCCGATATTTCCGAATCTGAATGGACGGTCATGGAAGCCCTCTGGGAGAGCGCTCCGCAGACGGCCTCCGAAGTCACTAAAACCCTCAAACCCACCACGAAGTGGGCTGAAAACACCGTGCGCACCCTGCTGACTCGGCTGGTTGAAAAAGCGGCGCTGAAAACCGGTGAAAACCCCAGTGGCACCCGAACCTATCAACCCGCTGTGAAGCGTGAGGATTGTGTCCGCGCTGAGAGCGACTCCTTCCTCCAGCGGGTCTTCCAAGGGGCCGCCAAACCGCTGCTGGTCCACTTCGCCCAGAACAGCAAGCTCACCCCAGACGAGGTGAAGGAGCTCAAGAAACTGCTCGATCAGTCCCTCAAATCTTAA
- a CDS encoding M56 family metallopeptidase yields the protein MKTLHLLFDWTLDTSLRATLLVVLVMTLQTLLRHRLSCRWRYALWLPVLAVLLMPIFLPSAWSLESLLAPSRSVPTASAQVQTMEQGSQDTGLKTGLSNPLITVPAPLFDWSQVGMWVWLSGVVVLLSGGLLSYLRTLHLARNQASPPDEALLTEIRQIAGEAKLSRLPDIVVSPEIQSPAVTGLWRSVLMLPKSFGDPLNAEETRLVLKHELMHLKRGDLRINFLLCLLLALHWFNPLLWFAFFKARTDREAACDEQVLQGETSARRHAYGSALLKMESAFPTHGLCVGFVGIFQRGSALRTRIQAIASARTAAPLLRVFLWLAIPAMTFLGVTRAQTPIAQTDTPGFEVGSSNFKSGDEIRIFKVDRNADRMIITGAYELGSEESAILLLSITRLNTGSPKVAFDPRQQVTVQRGQGSFTLTFPNPYPGLPHVTFYQPAQPGATNSAFGGIYFGTSEEAKASRKLDLSYMTAQVGGSGNSGDPKKTLPPRNSYLVRKLERIVFPQVQFSSVTLKEVVDFLEVQSRELDTLETNPKLRGVHFLLRQGTGTEATLSLDLKQVPLMDVLRYVTELAGVKFRVEPYAVLIEPLSDSSTAVASSPDQARALTGNPLKYGPKIILPQVHFRDATLEEALELIRVQVTTACDRMEIAPLNIVLKPGAPNKARITLDLKDVPLVEALRYVAELAHHSLRSDEHAFILEPRVSKASKN from the coding sequence ATGAAAACGCTGCATCTTCTGTTTGATTGGACTCTGGACACCAGTCTCCGGGCGACCTTGTTGGTGGTCCTCGTCATGACGCTTCAGACGCTCCTCCGGCATCGTCTGTCCTGCCGCTGGCGTTATGCCTTATGGCTGCCGGTGCTCGCCGTGCTGCTGATGCCGATCTTTCTTCCAAGTGCGTGGAGCCTGGAAAGCCTACTGGCCCCATCACGCTCCGTTCCAACAGCGTCAGCCCAGGTGCAAACGATGGAGCAGGGATCGCAGGATACGGGGCTGAAGACTGGGTTATCGAATCCTCTCATCACGGTCCCTGCACCGCTTTTTGACTGGAGCCAAGTGGGCATGTGGGTGTGGCTATCGGGCGTTGTCGTTCTCCTTTCGGGAGGGCTGCTTTCCTACCTTCGAACTCTTCATCTCGCCCGCAATCAGGCATCACCGCCTGATGAAGCTTTGCTGACCGAGATTCGGCAGATCGCTGGGGAGGCGAAGCTGTCACGCCTACCTGACATCGTAGTCTCGCCCGAGATTCAAAGCCCGGCCGTCACGGGCCTCTGGCGCTCTGTTTTGATGCTTCCCAAAAGCTTTGGGGACCCACTGAACGCTGAAGAAACCCGCCTTGTGCTCAAACACGAACTCATGCATCTCAAGCGCGGCGATCTCCGCATCAACTTTTTGTTATGCCTCCTCTTGGCTCTGCATTGGTTCAATCCCCTGCTGTGGTTCGCCTTTTTCAAAGCCCGCACAGATCGTGAAGCCGCTTGTGATGAGCAGGTGCTTCAAGGGGAAACATCCGCTCGACGTCATGCCTATGGCAGTGCCTTGCTCAAAATGGAATCCGCTTTTCCAACACATGGCCTCTGCGTTGGATTCGTGGGTATCTTCCAACGCGGCTCCGCGCTGCGCACTCGCATCCAGGCCATCGCCAGCGCCCGCACGGCTGCCCCCCTCCTGCGAGTTTTCCTCTGGCTGGCCATTCCTGCGATGACCTTCCTTGGCGTTACCCGCGCTCAAACACCTATCGCTCAAACCGACACGCCTGGATTTGAAGTCGGCAGCTCGAACTTCAAGTCCGGAGACGAGATCCGCATCTTTAAGGTGGATCGTAATGCTGACCGCATGATCATCACCGGTGCCTATGAACTGGGCAGCGAGGAATCCGCTATCCTGCTGCTCTCCATCACCCGTCTCAACACAGGTTCCCCCAAGGTCGCTTTTGATCCACGTCAGCAAGTAACTGTGCAGCGAGGTCAGGGCTCCTTCACCCTCACCTTTCCCAACCCCTATCCAGGTTTACCTCATGTGACCTTTTACCAACCTGCCCAGCCTGGAGCCACAAACAGCGCCTTTGGGGGCATCTACTTCGGCACGTCTGAAGAGGCTAAAGCCTCCCGAAAACTCGACCTCAGTTACATGACGGCCCAGGTCGGCGGCAGCGGTAACAGCGGCGATCCGAAGAAAACCCTTCCGCCCCGCAACAGTTACCTCGTCCGAAAGTTGGAACGCATCGTCTTCCCCCAAGTTCAGTTCAGCAGCGTGACTCTGAAGGAGGTGGTGGATTTCCTCGAGGTTCAATCTCGCGAATTGGACACTCTTGAGACCAACCCCAAACTGCGTGGCGTGCATTTCCTGCTGAGACAAGGCACCGGAACGGAGGCCACTCTCAGTCTCGACCTCAAGCAAGTGCCGCTGATGGACGTGCTCCGTTATGTCACCGAGCTGGCCGGGGTGAAGTTTCGTGTGGAGCCTTATGCCGTGCTGATCGAACCGCTGTCGGATTCTTCAACGGCCGTTGCGTCATCGCCCGACCAAGCCCGTGCACTGACCGGTAATCCCCTGAAATACGGCCCGAAAATCATCCTGCCCCAGGTCCATTTCCGGGATGCCACGCTGGAGGAGGCACTGGAGCTCATCCGAGTCCAAGTCACCACCGCTTGCGACCGCATGGAGATCGCCCCGCTGAACATCGTCCTCAAACCCGGCGCACCAAACAAGGCCCGCATCACTCTCGATCTCAAGGACGTTCCTCTGGTCGAAGCCCTGCGTTACGTCGCCGAGTTGGCCCATCACAGCCTGCGCTCTGATGAGCATGCATTCATCCTTGAGCCTCGTGTTAGCAAAGCCAGCAAGAACTAA
- a CDS encoding sulfatase family protein, which translates to MHLRSLLFHALLSPLVAFAADQPNLILINIDDLGYADIGPFGSTNATPNLDRMAKEGMKLTSHYAAPVCSPSRASMLTGCYPKRVLPIPHVLFPSSSVGLNPEEETIAEVLKAAGYKTACVGKWHVGDQPEFMPTAQGFDSYYGLPYSNDMGPADEGAKSNPGEDRKAATKRKLPANNTGIDETGIKGYAQPPLPLVENGNVIERVKAEEQHTITSRYTDKVCDIIRANKEGPFFIYMPHTAVHFPLYPGKEFMGKSPNGLLGDWAQEVDSSVGKILDLLRELKLDGQTLVVFTSDNGGALNHGSNNQPLRGSKGQTYEGGIRVCTLAWWPGHVPAGASTGEITAHMDWLPTFASLAGAKLPVRKLDGKDLTPLLQAKSGATGHDVFYYYRGFKMEAIRSGDLKLHLDKGDLYNLKSDIAESTNLAEDQPDEVKRLRALAEVMKDDLGLDGAEAPGVRPLGRVAHPEPLIHTDGTVRAGYNGVAKTLP; encoded by the coding sequence ATGCACCTTCGCAGTCTTCTGTTCCATGCTCTTCTTTCTCCTTTGGTGGCTTTCGCGGCGGATCAGCCCAACCTGATTCTCATCAACATTGATGATCTGGGCTATGCGGATATCGGTCCGTTCGGTTCGACCAATGCCACACCGAACCTGGATCGGATGGCGAAGGAAGGGATGAAGCTGACGAGCCACTATGCGGCTCCGGTGTGCAGTCCGTCGCGGGCGTCCATGCTGACGGGGTGTTATCCGAAGCGTGTGCTGCCCATTCCTCACGTGCTGTTTCCTTCGTCGTCGGTGGGTTTGAATCCTGAGGAGGAAACCATCGCGGAAGTGCTCAAAGCGGCAGGATACAAGACTGCCTGTGTGGGCAAGTGGCATGTGGGGGATCAGCCTGAGTTCATGCCGACAGCCCAGGGGTTCGATAGCTACTACGGCCTGCCTTATTCCAATGACATGGGACCTGCGGATGAAGGTGCTAAGAGCAATCCAGGGGAAGACCGCAAAGCCGCGACGAAACGGAAGCTGCCCGCCAATAACACGGGGATCGATGAAACCGGTATCAAGGGCTATGCGCAGCCGCCGCTGCCGCTGGTGGAAAACGGGAATGTGATCGAGCGTGTGAAGGCGGAGGAACAGCACACCATCACCAGCCGCTACACAGACAAGGTGTGCGACATCATCCGCGCCAACAAGGAAGGGCCGTTCTTCATCTACATGCCACACACAGCGGTGCATTTCCCTCTATATCCCGGCAAGGAATTCATGGGTAAGTCGCCGAACGGATTGCTCGGCGACTGGGCCCAGGAAGTGGACTCGAGCGTGGGTAAGATCCTGGACCTGCTGCGCGAACTGAAGCTGGATGGCCAGACGTTGGTCGTCTTCACCAGTGACAATGGCGGAGCGCTGAACCACGGCTCGAACAATCAGCCTCTGCGCGGCTCCAAAGGCCAGACCTACGAAGGAGGCATCCGCGTCTGCACCCTGGCCTGGTGGCCTGGGCATGTGCCTGCGGGAGCCAGCACGGGGGAGATCACCGCGCACATGGATTGGCTGCCCACCTTTGCTTCTCTGGCGGGGGCCAAGCTGCCTGTGCGCAAGCTGGACGGCAAGGACCTGACGCCCCTTTTGCAGGCCAAGAGCGGAGCCACGGGTCATGATGTGTTCTATTACTACCGAGGCTTCAAGATGGAGGCCATCCGCTCGGGGGATCTGAAACTGCACCTGGATAAAGGGGATCTGTATAACCTAAAGTCTGACATCGCCGAGTCCACCAACCTTGCCGAAGATCAGCCCGATGAAGTGAAGCGCTTGCGAGCCTTGGCGGAGGTGATGAAGGACGACCTTGGTCTGGATGGGGCCGAGGCTCCTGGCGTGCGTCCGCTGGGCCGTGTGGCCCATCCAGAGCCGCTCATCCATACCGACGGCACCGTGCGTGCAGGCTACAACGGGGTGGCGAAGACGCTGCCATGA
- a CDS encoding PVC-type heme-binding CxxCH protein produces the protein MPRSLTLSLLLCTGAATTWASQPHSTADLPDPNPEVQKAGFVVPEGLEITLWAQEPMIAKPVQMNWDAQGRLWVVSSTTYPQIKPGDGTKDQVVVLEDTDHDGKADKSTVFAEGLHIPTAVIPGDGGAYVANSTEVLFLKDTDGDLKADERTVMLSGFGTEDTHHLLHTMRHTPEGLLSFNQSIYIHSHIETPYGVRRLMGGGVWEFRPETRRLEIVSKGLINPWGYEFDKWGQSFATDGAGGEGLNYIFLGSVFKTSPGAARTLSGLSPGQPKQCGLEVIDDPHWPEEWQGTWVTNDFRGNRVNRFKLTPNGSSYIAKQEEDVLASNHRAFRPIDVRVGPDGALYIADWYNPIIQHGEVDFRDPRRDLVHGRIWRITAKGRPLSEMPKIVGTPVPELLEMLKSNRKWTRDFARQEIRARGVTEVIPVLKTWVEALDKNAPDYWHTLLEVAWAREGLNRFSPTLWRDLYASPDARVRAAALRILTHRWKELPDAMAFLNKGITDENPQVRLWAMAVLYDMRKPQAFELALKALDQSMDESLDFLLELTAREQVDIWLPLALKEELKLNDNPKHLVYAMKATGKSAALEPLLASLKANKLAADDATAVMTMAGDAANATQVAEIAALVNDPAMADKVAGLLDALVKAATTRGVKPEGAEAIVKGWLESPRAEIVHRATILAGAWKVESARETLQTILLKPDTAAPVRDGAVQGLARLGGGKSKDFFNQIFQEHPELRSLAVQGLTDVGPQVAAQRAVELFAAAKNAQEATPVLTAFLKNKQLPNVLAKELEGKTIPDYVAVEGIRIVSTRGIKGPLEAALQKAGGVKQMNQALTPEEMTALVSKVKEQGDPARGEAIYRRQQLLCQTCHAIGDAGGVLGPNLVSIGGSAPVDYLIESLLEPSKKIKEGYHMVIIGLKDGQVISGGLVQDGGDEVIIRDPANQLQKVPKAQIASRQMSPASMMPPGLTASLREDEFVDLVRFLSELGREGDYKIKPNRYVRTWKVMGKMEPEVVDHVRHVGLHALHEKDAAYPWQLLFSKVSGDLPLNELEEIRMYPWFPKIAQFTLKLESAGKVKLRLSSTTSVDVVVGDQHLKEVTPELTLDLPAGTHPVSIVIGKAATDITNFRVEILDGAVQVQ, from the coding sequence ATGCCACGTTCTCTCACGCTTTCTCTCCTGCTCTGCACGGGTGCCGCCACGACCTGGGCCTCCCAGCCGCATTCCACGGCGGATCTGCCCGACCCTAATCCCGAGGTCCAAAAGGCGGGCTTTGTGGTGCCAGAGGGGCTGGAGATCACCCTCTGGGCCCAGGAGCCGATGATCGCTAAGCCGGTGCAGATGAACTGGGATGCTCAAGGCCGCCTCTGGGTGGTGAGCAGCACGACCTACCCGCAGATCAAGCCTGGGGACGGCACCAAGGACCAAGTCGTGGTGCTGGAGGATACCGACCACGACGGTAAGGCAGATAAATCAACGGTTTTCGCCGAAGGCCTGCACATCCCCACGGCGGTGATCCCCGGCGATGGAGGGGCTTATGTGGCTAACTCCACGGAGGTGCTGTTTCTCAAAGACACCGATGGCGACCTGAAGGCCGATGAGCGCACGGTGATGCTCAGCGGCTTCGGCACCGAGGATACGCACCACCTGCTGCACACTATGCGGCATACCCCTGAGGGGCTGCTTTCCTTCAACCAATCCATCTACATCCACAGCCACATCGAGACCCCATATGGCGTGCGCCGTCTCATGGGCGGTGGGGTGTGGGAGTTCCGCCCGGAGACTCGCCGGCTGGAGATCGTCAGCAAAGGGCTGATCAATCCGTGGGGTTATGAGTTCGACAAATGGGGCCAATCCTTCGCCACCGACGGTGCGGGAGGAGAGGGGCTGAACTACATCTTCCTGGGCAGTGTTTTCAAAACCTCGCCCGGAGCTGCCCGCACCCTCAGTGGTCTGAGCCCAGGCCAGCCGAAGCAATGCGGTCTGGAAGTGATCGACGATCCACACTGGCCGGAGGAATGGCAGGGCACCTGGGTGACCAATGACTTCCGTGGCAACCGCGTGAATCGCTTTAAGCTCACCCCCAACGGCAGCAGCTACATCGCCAAGCAGGAAGAGGACGTCCTGGCCTCGAACCACCGCGCTTTCCGTCCGATCGACGTTCGTGTCGGCCCTGATGGAGCCCTTTACATCGCCGACTGGTATAACCCCATCATCCAACATGGCGAGGTGGACTTCCGCGATCCACGCCGCGACCTCGTCCATGGCCGCATCTGGCGCATCACCGCCAAGGGTCGCCCGCTGAGTGAGATGCCAAAGATCGTCGGCACCCCGGTGCCCGAGCTGCTGGAGATGCTGAAGAGCAACCGCAAGTGGACACGCGACTTTGCCCGCCAGGAAATCCGCGCCCGTGGAGTCACGGAGGTGATCCCAGTGCTGAAAACCTGGGTGGAAGCTCTGGACAAAAACGCCCCCGACTACTGGCATACCCTGCTGGAAGTGGCCTGGGCACGCGAGGGGCTGAACCGCTTCTCCCCCACCCTGTGGCGCGATCTGTATGCCAGCCCCGACGCCCGGGTGCGTGCCGCAGCCCTGCGCATTCTCACCCATCGTTGGAAGGAATTGCCCGATGCGATGGCCTTCCTCAACAAGGGCATCACCGATGAAAACCCCCAGGTGCGCCTCTGGGCCATGGCGGTGCTGTATGACATGCGCAAGCCTCAGGCCTTCGAACTGGCGCTGAAGGCCCTGGATCAAAGCATGGATGAAAGTCTGGATTTCCTGCTGGAGCTGACCGCCCGTGAGCAGGTGGACATCTGGCTGCCTCTGGCTCTCAAAGAGGAACTCAAGCTGAACGACAATCCGAAGCATCTGGTTTACGCCATGAAAGCCACGGGCAAGAGCGCCGCCCTGGAGCCTCTGCTCGCCTCGTTGAAGGCCAACAAGCTTGCCGCCGACGACGCCACCGCCGTGATGACCATGGCGGGAGATGCCGCCAATGCCACTCAGGTGGCTGAGATCGCCGCTCTGGTGAATGACCCGGCCATGGCGGACAAAGTGGCAGGACTTCTGGATGCCCTGGTCAAGGCTGCTACCACACGCGGTGTGAAACCGGAAGGTGCCGAAGCCATTGTCAAAGGTTGGTTGGAGAGCCCCCGCGCCGAGATCGTTCACCGCGCCACGATCCTGGCCGGAGCCTGGAAAGTGGAGTCCGCCCGCGAAACCTTGCAAACCATCCTGCTCAAGCCCGACACCGCCGCACCTGTGCGTGACGGTGCCGTTCAAGGGCTGGCAAGACTCGGTGGTGGGAAGTCGAAGGACTTCTTCAATCAGATCTTCCAGGAGCATCCCGAGCTTCGCAGCTTGGCCGTGCAGGGCTTGACCGATGTCGGTCCTCAGGTGGCAGCCCAGCGTGCCGTGGAGCTCTTTGCCGCTGCCAAGAACGCGCAAGAGGCCACCCCGGTGCTCACGGCATTCCTGAAGAACAAGCAGCTTCCCAATGTGCTGGCCAAGGAGCTGGAGGGCAAAACCATCCCCGACTATGTAGCGGTAGAAGGCATCCGCATCGTCTCCACTCGCGGCATCAAAGGTCCCCTCGAAGCCGCTTTGCAGAAAGCCGGTGGTGTGAAGCAGATGAATCAAGCCCTCACCCCCGAGGAAATGACCGCCTTGGTCAGCAAGGTGAAGGAACAAGGCGATCCAGCCCGTGGGGAAGCCATCTATCGCCGCCAGCAACTGCTCTGCCAGACCTGCCACGCCATCGGGGATGCTGGTGGCGTGCTCGGGCCTAACCTCGTCAGCATCGGCGGCAGCGCCCCGGTGGATTACCTGATCGAAAGCTTGCTGGAACCCAGCAAGAAGATCAAGGAAGGCTACCACATGGTCATCATCGGCCTCAAAGATGGCCAAGTCATCAGTGGAGGTTTGGTTCAGGACGGCGGTGACGAAGTGATCATCCGCGACCCTGCCAACCAATTGCAAAAAGTGCCCAAGGCTCAAATCGCCAGCCGCCAGATGAGCCCCGCCAGCATGATGCCGCCCGGCCTCACCGCCAGCCTGCGTGAAGATGAGTTTGTGGACCTCGTGCGTTTCCTCTCGGAACTCGGCCGTGAGGGGGATTACAAGATCAAACCCAACCGCTACGTCCGCACCTGGAAGGTGATGGGCAAGATGGAGCCTGAAGTGGTGGATCACGTGCGCCATGTCGGTCTGCACGCCTTGCATGAAAAAGACGCGGCCTACCCATGGCAGCTTCTGTTCTCCAAGGTCAGCGGTGATCTTCCCCTGAACGAACTCGAAGAGATCCGGATGTATCCGTGGTTTCCGAAAATCGCCCAATTCACCCTGAAGCTTGAGAGCGCTGGCAAGGTCAAACTCCGCCTCAGCAGCACCACGTCCGTGGATGTCGTGGTGGGCGATCAGCACCTGAAAGAAGTCACTCCCGAACTCACCCTCGATCTTCCCGCCGGGACGCATCCCGTTAGCATCGTGATTGGTAAAGCTGCCACAGACATCACCAACTTCCGCGTCGAGATTCTGGATGGAGCCGTGCAGGTGCAATAA
- a CDS encoding iron-containing alcohol dehydrogenase, whose protein sequence is MTFEFATATRIIFGRGAVSQLPVLTLGLGKKLLVVTGRDPQRFMPILQTLEERGLEVVIFPLLTEPTVDDIRRGSATALKTGAEVVIGLGGGSAVDAGKAIAAVARQPHDLLHYLEIVGKAQPLDNPPLPFIAVPTTAGTGAEVTRNAVLVSAEHGVKASLRHPSMLPAVALVDPELARTCPPSVTAASGMDALTQCLEAYVSSRAQSMTDALCVDGIRRAIRSLERAVTDGHDVEAREDLALAAMFSGMALANAGLGAVHGFAAPIGGSFKAAHGAVCAALLAPVWAMNWAAIKRDGDCLIRERFEAASRLILNDDEGTPEKAATFLKELSLRLKIPTLGSFGITHLDLPEIATKAAQSSSMKGNPVPLSQEELLDILRQAL, encoded by the coding sequence ATGACCTTTGAATTTGCCACCGCCACAAGGATCATTTTCGGCCGGGGAGCCGTGTCACAGTTACCCGTTTTGACCCTGGGTCTCGGGAAGAAACTCCTGGTTGTCACCGGGCGTGATCCCCAACGTTTCATGCCCATCCTTCAGACCTTGGAAGAGAGGGGGCTCGAGGTCGTGATTTTCCCGCTGTTGACGGAGCCCACGGTGGATGACATCCGCCGGGGTTCGGCCACGGCTTTGAAAACTGGGGCGGAAGTGGTCATCGGTCTGGGGGGCGGCAGCGCGGTGGATGCGGGCAAGGCGATCGCGGCGGTGGCTCGGCAGCCGCATGATCTGCTGCATTACCTGGAGATCGTGGGAAAAGCCCAACCTCTGGACAATCCCCCGCTGCCCTTCATCGCGGTGCCGACGACGGCGGGCACGGGGGCGGAAGTGACTCGGAATGCGGTATTAGTTAGCGCTGAGCACGGGGTGAAGGCCAGCCTGCGCCACCCCTCCATGCTGCCGGCCGTGGCTCTGGTGGACCCGGAACTGGCGCGCACCTGCCCTCCTTCGGTGACTGCGGCCAGTGGCATGGATGCCCTCACGCAGTGCCTGGAGGCCTATGTTTCCAGCCGTGCTCAGTCCATGACGGACGCCCTCTGTGTGGATGGCATTCGCCGCGCGATTCGTTCACTCGAAAGGGCTGTTACGGACGGGCATGATGTGGAGGCGCGGGAAGACTTAGCTCTAGCGGCCATGTTTAGCGGCATGGCCCTAGCCAATGCAGGGCTAGGGGCCGTGCATGGTTTTGCGGCACCCATTGGCGGCAGTTTCAAAGCGGCCCATGGCGCAGTTTGCGCGGCCTTGCTGGCTCCGGTGTGGGCGATGAATTGGGCCGCGATCAAGCGGGATGGGGACTGCCTGATCCGAGAGCGATTCGAAGCTGCCTCCCGCCTGATTTTAAACGATGACGAGGGCACCCCGGAAAAGGCGGCCACTTTCCTGAAGGAGCTCAGTCTCCGACTCAAGATCCCCACCTTGGGCAGTTTTGGCATCACCCATCTAGACCTGCCGGAAATCGCGACCAAGGCGGCCCAGTCCAGTAGCATGAAGGGGAACCCCGTGCCGCTGAGCCAGGAGGAGCTGCTCGATATTCTGCGCCAAGCTCTTTAA
- a CDS encoding EVE domain-containing protein, whose protein sequence is MRYWLLKSEPDVFSFDDLKKRPKKTEPWNGVRNYQVRNMMRDEMALGDLGFFYHSSCPVPGIAGIVKIAKEAYPDHTQFDPSSEYFDKGSKPEEPRWLMVDVKWEQDFKTFVTLDMLREEPKLADLLTLRRGNRLSITPVEKKHWELICKLGGLSSQE, encoded by the coding sequence ATGCGTTACTGGCTGCTCAAATCCGAACCCGACGTCTTCTCCTTCGACGACCTGAAAAAGCGCCCGAAGAAAACCGAACCCTGGAATGGCGTGCGCAATTATCAGGTGCGCAACATGATGCGGGATGAGATGGCCCTCGGAGATCTGGGGTTCTTTTACCACAGCAGTTGCCCCGTGCCGGGGATCGCGGGGATTGTGAAGATCGCCAAGGAGGCCTACCCCGATCACACTCAGTTTGACCCGTCCTCCGAATACTTCGACAAAGGCAGCAAACCCGAGGAGCCCCGCTGGCTGATGGTGGACGTGAAGTGGGAGCAGGACTTCAAAACCTTCGTCACCCTGGACATGCTACGCGAGGAACCCAAGCTGGCCGATCTACTCACCCTCCGCCGTGGCAATCGTCTTTCCATTACGCCCGTGGAAAAGAAACACTGGGAGCTGATCTGCAAACTGGGTGGTCTGTCCAGTCAAGAGTGA
- the glmS gene encoding glutamine--fructose-6-phosphate transaminase (isomerizing) yields the protein MCGIVGYIGKRQASPILLDGLRRLEYRGYDSAGIALLNGGNTVKIIKRAGRIENLRQAVAEIAPTGEVGISHTRWATHGAPTDENAHPHRDQSGKLVLVHNGVIENYQTLRDQLLAQGDTFESQTDTEVLAHLVGRYFEASDEKDGASRLRNALKAALAKVKGTYGIAVMHADVPGVIVGARLGSPLVVGLGDGEHFLASDVSAIVAHTRDVVYLNDHDIVSLSEDQYDVTSMDGGEAQVKVSRVEFTADDAEKGAFPHYMLKEIFEQPNSLRNAMRGRLSRDDGTAILGGLNMTPQELRGVDRIILSGCGTAFHAAMVGEYVIETLARVPTEVEIASEFRYRNVPADKNTLQFVLSQSGETIDTLAAMREARRKGIKCLGIVNSVGSTIARESDGGCYIHAGPEIGVAATKTFTSQVMIMTLLGMLFGRIHHLSSADGMEMIDELEAIPDKIASILTQTDRIKAIAEKHANAEGMLFMGRQANYPVAMEGALKMKEISYIYASGHPSAELKHGVIALVKPDMPSVFIAPDDAVFDKNVSNIEEVLARKGPVICVTTEGRTELERLTDDVIYVPDCPSYLSPLLTVIPLQLLSYYTAVARGCDVDKPRNLAKSVTVE from the coding sequence ATGTGCGGAATTGTTGGCTACATTGGCAAACGGCAGGCCAGCCCGATCCTCTTGGATGGGCTGCGCAGGCTCGAATATCGTGGTTATGACTCGGCAGGCATCGCGCTGCTGAACGGCGGTAACACGGTTAAAATCATCAAACGCGCCGGTCGCATCGAGAATCTCAGGCAGGCGGTAGCGGAGATCGCTCCCACAGGTGAAGTGGGGATCTCACACACCCGCTGGGCCACCCACGGTGCGCCGACGGATGAAAATGCGCACCCCCATCGGGACCAGAGCGGCAAGCTTGTCTTGGTGCATAACGGCGTCATTGAGAACTATCAGACGCTGCGGGATCAATTGCTCGCTCAGGGTGATACTTTTGAATCCCAGACCGATACCGAGGTGCTAGCTCACCTCGTCGGACGGTACTTTGAAGCCAGCGACGAAAAAGACGGTGCGAGCCGCCTGCGCAATGCTCTGAAAGCCGCCTTGGCCAAGGTCAAAGGCACCTACGGGATTGCCGTTATGCACGCCGATGTGCCAGGGGTGATCGTGGGAGCCCGCTTGGGCAGTCCTCTGGTGGTGGGCCTGGGAGATGGCGAGCACTTCCTGGCCAGTGATGTCTCTGCCATCGTCGCCCACACTCGTGACGTGGTGTATCTGAATGACCACGACATCGTCAGTCTCAGTGAGGATCAGTATGATGTGACCTCCATGGACGGCGGTGAAGCGCAGGTGAAAGTCAGCCGCGTGGAATTCACGGCCGATGATGCGGAGAAGGGGGCTTTCCCGCACTACATGCTCAAGGAGATCTTTGAGCAGCCGAATTCCCTCCGCAATGCCATGCGTGGTCGCCTTTCTCGTGATGACGGCACCGCTATTCTCGGCGGCTTGAACATGACCCCGCAGGAACTGCGTGGCGTGGATCGCATCATCCTCAGCGGTTGCGGAACCGCTTTCCATGCGGCCATGGTCGGTGAATACGTCATCGAAACCCTGGCCCGTGTGCCGACCGAGGTGGAGATCGCCAGTGAGTTCCGCTATCGCAACGTGCCGGCGGATAAAAACACCCTGCAATTCGTGCTCAGCCAGAGCGGTGAAACCATCGATACCCTGGCCGCCATGCGTGAAGCCCGCCGCAAGGGCATCAAATGCCTCGGCATCGTCAATAGTGTCGGCAGCACCATTGCTCGTGAGAGCGACGGCGGTTGCTACATTCACGCCGGACCTGAAATCGGTGTGGCCGCGACGAAGACCTTCACCTCTCAGGTAATGATCATGACCCTCCTGGGCATGCTCTTTGGTCGTATTCATCACCTCTCCAGCGCCGATGGCATGGAGATGATCGATGAACTGGAAGCCATCCCCGACAAGATCGCCAGCATTCTCACTCAGACCGACCGCATCAAAGCCATCGCCGAGAAGCACGCCAATGCCGAAGGGATGCTCTTCATGGGCCGCCAAGCCAACTACCCTGTGGCCATGGAAGGCGCTCTGAAGATGAAGGAGATCAGCTACATCTACGCCAGCGGTCACCCGAGTGCCGAGCTGAAGCACGGCGTCATCGCCCTGGTGAAGCCGGACATGCCGTCCGTGTTCATCGCTCCTGATGATGCCGTGTTCGACAAGAACGTCAGCAACATCGAGGAAGTGCTCGCCCGCAAAGGCCCCGTCATTTGCGTGACCACCGAAGGCCGCACCGAACTGGAGCGCCTAACGGATGATGTGATCTACGTGCCGGACTGCCCCTCCTACCTCAGCCCTCTGCTGACGGTAATCCCGCTCCAGCTTCTGTCCTACTACACCGCCGTCGCCCGCGGTTGTGACGTAGATAAACCCCGTAACCTCGCCAAGAGCGTGACGGTGGAATAA